A single Miscanthus floridulus cultivar M001 unplaced genomic scaffold, ASM1932011v1 fs_46_1_2, whole genome shotgun sequence DNA region contains:
- the LOC136531877 gene encoding LOW QUALITY PROTEIN: ABC transporter G family member 41-like (The sequence of the model RefSeq protein was modified relative to this genomic sequence to represent the inferred CDS: deleted 1 base in 1 codon), protein MDRVGVRPPTVEVRWRDVQVEAECQVVHGKPLPTLWNAVVSSLSVVSTMLGLNRQQEARVRILHGVSGVVKPSRLTLLLGPPGCGKSTLLKALAGKLNATSLKVTGEIEYNGVELSGFVPEKTAAYIDQYDLHVPEMTVRETIDFSARFQGVGNRAEIMKEVIRREKEAGITPDPDVDTYMKAISVEGLERSMQTDYIMKIMGLDICADIMVGDAMRRGVSGGEKKRLTTGEMIVGPSKALFMDEISTGLDSSTTFQIISCLQQLAHISESTILVSLLQPAPETYELFDDIILMAEGKIVYHGSKSCIMSFFESCGFKCPDRKGFADFLQEVLSEKDQQQYWSRGGESYNFVTIDQFCDKFKVSQIGQNLAGEISKPYDKSKGHKNALSCSIYSLSKWELLKACFARERLLMKRNAFIYIAKIVQIALLAAITGTVFLNTHMGVDRVLANYYMGSLFFALILLMVNGFPELSMVVSRLPVFYKQRDYYFYPAWAYAVPAFILKVPISLVESIAWTSLSYFLIGYTPEASRFLHHLLILFLIHTGALSMFRCVASYCQTMVTGVVGGTVALLLILLFGGFLIPHSSMPNWLKWGFWLSPLSYAEIGLTENEFLAPRWIKFTISGVTLGRRILMDRGLNFSSYFYWISIGALIGFILLFSIGFAAGLTIKKSPGTSRAIISRDKITKFNRRDQCTFMDTKDGIDKTQENSSTPSRTGRVVLPFVPLTISFQDVNYYVDTPAEMREQGYMERKLQLLHNITGAFQPGVLSALMGVTGAGKTTLLDVLAGRKTGGIIEGDIRVGGYPKVQKTFARISGYCEQTDIHSSQITVGESVAYSAWLRLPIEIDSKTRDEFVNQVLEIVELDKIRDALVGIPRINGLSIEQRKRLTIAVELVSNPSIIFMDEPTSGLDARAAAIVMRAVKNVAYTGRTVVCTIHQPSIEIFEAFDELMLMKRGGQLIYAGPLGHHSCMLIQYFQAIPGVPKIKDNYNPSTWMLEVTTTSLEAQLGVDFAQVYRDSSMYKDKEEIVRRLSIPPVGTSNLHFLTWYPQNFWEQFKACIWKQCLSYWRTPSYNLVRIVFIFFASMAFGALYWQQGNINRINDEQGLFNILGCMFGTAIFAGINNCQLVMPFISIERSVVYRERFAGMYSPWAYSFAQVIMEIPYVLVQIVLSTLIAYPMIGYAWEAEKFFWFIYTMFCTLLYFLYFGMMMVSLTPNIQVASILTSLFYTMQCLMSGYVVPGPQIPKWWLWLYYMSPMSWTLNLFFTTQFGYEDHKKIGVFGETKSVAAFLRDYFGFRRELLPLTAIVLVAFPVFFATLFGYGISKFNFQRR, encoded by the exons ATGGACCGCGTCGGCGTCCGCCCGCCCACGGTGGAGGTGCGCTGGCGCGACGTCCAAGTCGAggccgagtgccaggtggtgcACGGGAAGCCGCTCCCCACCCTCTGGAACGCCGTCGTCTCCAGCCTCTCT GTGGTGAGCACCATGCTGGGCCTCAACCGCCAGCAAGAGGCCAGGGTGCGCATCCTCCACGGCGTCAGCGGCGTCGTCAAGCCGTCCAGGCTGACGCTCCTCCTGGGACCCCCTGGCTGCGGCAAGTCCACACTCCTCAAGGCGCTCGCAGGGAAGCTCAACGCCACCAGTCTCAAGGTGACAGGAGAGATAGAGTACAATGGCGTGGAGCTGAGTGGCTTCGTTCCGGAGAAGACGGCGGCTTACATCGACCAATACGACCTTCATGTCCCTGAGATGACTGTCAGAGAGACCATCGACTTCTCTGCAAGATTCCAGGGCGTTGGCAACAGAGcag AGATCATGAAGGAGGTGATTAGAAGGGAGAAGGAGGCCGGCATTACCCCTGACCCTGACGTCGACACTTACATGAAG GCGATATCTGTGGAAGGTTTAGAAAGGAGCATGCAAACAGACTACATTATGAAG ATTATGGGACTTGACATATGTGCTGACATAATGGTGGGAGATGCAATGAGAAGAGGTGTTTCAGGCGGTGAGAAGAAGAGACTTACCACAG GAGAAATGATAGTAGGACCCTCAAAAGCACTCTTCATGGATGAAATATCAACTGGGTTGGATAGCTCCACAACATTTCAAATTATTTCTTGCCTCCAACAGTTGGCTCATATCTCAGAGTCTACCATACTAGTCTCACTTCTTCAACCAGCACCAGAGACGTATGAGCTTTttgatgatattatcttgatGGCTGAAGGAAAAATTGTATACCATGGATCTAAGAGTTGCATTATGAGTTTCTTTGAATCATGTGGATTCAAGTGCCCTGATAGGAAAGGCTTTGCTGACTTTCTCCAAGAG GTCTTATCGGAAAAGGATCAACAACAATATTGGAGCCGCGGTGGAGAATCATACAATTTTGTTACCATTGACCAGTTCTGTGACAAGTTCAAAGTGTCTCAAATTGGCCAGAACCTTGCTGGGGAGATTTCAAAGCCTTATGACAAATCAAAAGGGCATAAAAATGCCTTGTCCTGTAGTATCTACTCGTTATCCAAGTGGGAACTCCTCAAAGCATGTTTCGCAAGGGAGCGTCTCCTCATGAAACGAAATGCCTTCATCTACATAGCAAAAATTGTTCAG ATTGCACTACTTGCTGCTATTACTGGGACGGTATTTTTGAACACACATATGGGTGTTGATAGAGTTCTTGCTAACTATTACATGGGTTCACTATTCTTTGCACTGATCCTGCTGATGGTGAATGGATTCCCTGAGCTTTCTATGGTAGTTAGCAGACTTCCAGTCTTCTACAAACAAAGAGACTACTACTTCTATCCTGCATGGGCTTATGCAGTACCGGCTTTTATCCTAAAGGTTCCAATCTCTTTAGTTGAGTCAATAGCTTGGACATCACTATCTTACTTCCTCATTGGCTATACTCCCGAGGCATCCAG ATTCTTACATCACCTTCTTATCCTCTTCCTAATCCACACTGGAGCATTGTCGATGTTTAGATGTGTCGCCTCTTACTGCCAAACAATGGTGACTGGTGTAGTGGGTGGTACAGTGGCACTTCTACTCATCCTTCTATTTGGGGGTTTCCTCATTCCTCATT CATCCATGCCTAATTGGCTGAAATGGGGATTTTGGCTTTCACCATTATCGTACGCTGAGATAGGTTTAACTGAAAACGAGTTCTTAGCACCAAGATGGATAAAG TTCACAATATCTGGTGTGACACTTGGAAGGAGGATATTAATGGACAGAGGGTTGAACTTCTCTAGCTACTTCTATTGGATTTCAATTGGAGCATTGATTGGGTTTATTTTGTTATTTAGTATAGGTTTTGCTGCTGGCTTGACTATTAAAAAGT CTCCAGGAACTTCTAGGGCTATTATTTCTCGTGATAAGATTACCAAATTTAATAGAAGAGACCAGTGTACATTTATGGACACTAAAGATGGGATAGATAAGACACAAGAAAATTCTTCTACTCCTAGCAGGACTG GAAGGGTGGTGTTACCTTTTGTGCCCCTTACAATATCATTTCAGGATGTGAACTACTATGTCGACACACCTGCG GAAATGAGGGAGCAAGGCTACATGGAGAGAAAACTTCAACTACTCCACAACATCACAGGAGCCTTCCAACCAGGAGTCCTTTCAGCACTCATGGGGGTCACTGGGGCAGGGAAAACAACCTTGCTTGATGTTCTTGCTGGGAGGAAAACTGGTGGTATTATTGAAGGAGATATAAGAGTAGGAGGCTATCCTAAAGTTCAAAAAACTTTTGCTAGGATATCAGGTTACTGTGAACAAACTGATATTCACTCCTCACAAATCACAGTGGGTGAGTCTGTTGCATATTCAGCCTGGTTGCGTCTTCCAATAGAAATTGACTCCAAAACACGAGAT GAATTTGTCAATCAAGTTCTTGAAATAGTTGAGTTGGACAAAATAAGAGATGCTTTGGTTGGAATACCTAGGATAAATGGACTATCTATAGAGCAACGGAAGCGTCTCACAATTGCAGTTGAGCTTGTATCCAACCCTTCAATCATATTCATGGATGAGCCAACATCAGGCTTGGATGCAAGGGCAGCGGCTATTGTCATGCGTGCAGTGAAGAACGTTGCA TACACAGGTCGAACAGTTGTGTGCACTATTCACCAACCAAGCATCGAAATATTTGAGGCATTTGATGAG CTGATGCTGATGAAGAGGGGTGGACAATTGATCTATGCTGGGCCGCTTGGACACCATTCGTGTATGCTCATCCAATATTTCCAG GCAATACCTGGGGTACCCAAGATAAAGGACAACTACAACCCATCAACATGGATGCTAGAAGTTACCACAACATCTTTGGAAGCTCAACTAGGAGTCGATTTCGCACAAGTTTACAGGGACTCGTCAATGTACAA GGATAAAGAAGAAATCGTAAGACGCTTGAGCATACCACCTGTGGGTACAAGCAACCTCCATTTCCTGACATGGTATCCACAAAATTTTTGGGAGCAGTTCAAAGCTTGCATTTGGAAGCAATGTTTATCATACTGGAGAACCCCTTCCTACAACTTGGTGCGGATTGTGTTCATATTTTTTGCCTCCATGGCCTTCGGGGCATTATACTGGCAGCAAGGCAACATAAATCGTAT AAATGACGAGCAAGGTCTATTCAATATATTGGGGTGCATGTTTGGCACCGCTATATTTGCTGGCATCAACAACTGTCAATTGGTGATGCCATTCATCTCCATTGAGCGATCTGTCGTCTATAGAGAAAGGTTTGCAGGAATGTACTCTCCTTGGGCTTATTCCTTTGCACAG GTCATTATGGAGATTCCTTATGTTCTTGTGCAAATAGTGTTGTCCACATTGATAGCTTACCCAATGATAGGGTATGCATGGGAAGCAGAAAAGTTCTTCTGGTTTATATATACCATGTTCTGTACACTGCTCTACTTCCTATATTTTGGAATGATGATGGTGTCACTCACCCCAAACATCCAAGTGGCGTCCATATTAACATCTCTATTCTACACCATGCAATGCCTCATGTCTGGCTACGTTGTGCCTGGTCCA CAAATACCAAAATGGTGGCTATGGTTGTACTACATGTCTCCCATGTCATGGACACTCAATTTATTCTTCACCACCCAGTTTGGGTATGAGGACCACAAGAAGATTGGGGTATTCGGGGAGACCAAATCTGTTGCAGCATTTCTTAGAGACTATTTTGGTTTCCGACGTGAATTGCTACCCCTAACAGCTATAGTTCTGGTGGCCTTCCCCGTCTTCTTTGCCACTCTATTTGGTTACGGCATTTCAAAATTTAACTTCCAAAGGAGATAA